A stretch of DNA from Leguminivora glycinivorella isolate SPB_JAAS2020 chromosome 12, LegGlyc_1.1, whole genome shotgun sequence:
TGCTTAAATTTATACACACTGTACAGCATGTGCAGATAAAACTTATCTTGGAGTGACTTTagtgcaaagaatataatactcactagctATGATTAGCTATGCTTTAGTGATGGAAATAGCATGGTTTTGTATGATTCGATAGATCGAGTCGCACTGTATTACGGCCTTGGTTGCGCATACCGGATTATCGGTACGTATTCTGCGTTGATACGCAGGGCAACATCGCTTGTGTCAAATGtcaaattgttttgacatggttttGACAATTAACAAATGTCAGATGTACGGTGCGGCTCGATATAAGAttatgaaataatatttttgaggtttcttaTTTAAGTTTCAAATAATATGGCATTATCTTTTCTACGGAGTAAACTAATCGCACGGCAAGCCAAAAAGCAGTTTTACCAGAACAAACGGAATGCAGGATACGTCGTTCTGTAAGTTCCATTGATTTGTTTTTGTAAAgaaatttgtacattttgtatTGACTTGCTTGATTTCAGTTCTTTAAAATGTGCATAAAAGACTGCGTAAATATTATGTTAATAAGAGAGACCACAATTTGCTTTtatctttgaaatatatttgaaaagctgcaattaataaaaaaatataaccttTCCTGACTCTTGAATGTCTGTATTCGTGTGTTGTTTTGTACGAATGGAAATCTCTCTACATTCTCTTTAAAGCTTAGCAGTATGGATAAGCctgcaatatttataaaatgcaATATGTATAAGCCTAATTTAAGCAGTTTGTTGTGACTACAAAATCAAACTTGGCCTTCATTGTGCAAGCAATTGCAATCCATGATGCAAGGACCCAGTCAATAGTTTACATCTATAACCAGCCTAGTTGGTAGAAAGAATTGTTGTGCATaacatagaatagaatagaaaacgtttaattggtgaaaatatacaagtaaaaaaaacaatagcCTTAATCTATATACATCTTAAACTAAAGTCACCAAAAAGGATGCCACTCCTTACATGCCAATGGCTAATTAGTATTAGACAACCGACACACCACAGGGCAACCGAGAAAACAGGATGGGATTTCAATATCTCTAAAATTAACATATGTTGGACGAGGTCGTGAATCAATAGAATTATAATAGTCCACTTATACATTTAAAAGTAGTATCTATGCAAATATGCAGTAGTACAGTAGGCAAAATAACTatataaaaaatgataatgaaAGATGaattgcatacatacatacatacaatcacgcctgtatcccataaaggggtaggcagaacacatgaaactactaaagcttcagtgccactcttggcaaataaagggttgaaagaaaacgaaactgaattgatttattaaatataattaataaattagcaatatatcgacgacaacaacgtacaaaGCGCTTTTTTCTTGTAGCAGATAGCAACTTGTACGTTGGTgggtaaggtgcaattttctgaaaaaaaaaattgcagattGTACCCTATACATTGTTGTCGTCGATATGTCTGCTTATGTATTAAAAATCTGAAGAACTGTAAGGTAGTTTTTCATCTTAATTTTGAAGGTTACTACCGACATACAGTTTCTAATAGGTGGTGGTAGATTGTTCCAACACTTCATGGCAGCGTAACACGAAATTTCTTTATCAGACTATCAATACTCAAATATACTAATGTATGCGGACtgaaatctggacaaagttttgataccgtacagagtaagtaaatcaataaactaaaataatgtataaatgcaAGATTAAAGTTTACATATCTGTCATTTAAACTGGTAAGTTTCATGAGTATTGGATACCTTTTCTAGAAATTATGGTCAATCGAGAATAATGACCTAGTGAAACTGTTTGTAATTTCTACATACCAATTTTCTGTGAGCGCCACTCTGCCCTAATGCAAAGCCCAAGTGGAAAGTTTTGTAGGAAGGGTTAGAAGctaacagtcaatttataatagAATCTTCCGCCAGATTTTCCTTTCCGCCACTTTCAATTTATAAACACCTTTTTCTTTACAAACACTACCGCAACAAAGCGTGGTTCAAGAAAACATTACAGCATTGGCAAGTTTTCCGGGAGAGATTTGATTAAAAGAAATGTGCACCCTAAGGCACAAAATCTTACAAAGAGCTCGAGACAGCATTCAAATGGGGCAgcgaaagtaataaaaaaatcttgaagacatgagtatcgatacacattcaaaaaaagttaAGCCTATAGTcttcaaaattaaaagtaaaaaaactttgaaaatgctgctacgccgttaagtcaaaaaatgtaaaaaacaacTGTTTTTGCATTTCTGGGTTTATGAATGACTAATAATATGTCGATTAAATGGAATTTCAcgtcaagaaaactattattttgagaACACTAATGATCCTACGGACAAGAGTGCGAAAAATGTCGAGCATACGAAGCTTCcttaaaaagttatcacatggaAGATAAATTTGGACCTTATACATTTAAAAGTAGTATCTACGCAGATTTAATATGCAACATGGTTATTTTACAGTAGGCCTTTCTGAAGTGTCATTACtcatattcatcatcatcataaattTAAGAACTGGGCTCTTGTCGGTGAAGCAATCTCCAGCTATATCTTTCCTGGGCTTTTTCCTTGACAGCCATATTCATTtccttcattattttttaccacaccaattGGTTCAGGCTTTCCTGATTATTCAAAAAGTGATAAGaaatttgtatttaaatttaaatattgtcATACTTTTGAGTGGGTTGACCATTTAAATGATGTTTGTAGTTGATATTGATAAACAtttaataacattaatatttattagCAGAGTGGTTAGACAGCAATATtccaacaaaaaataacaattccTAAGTTACTATGTTATGGGTGTTTTCTGTTACAAGTTTCCTGTTCAATTCTTTTaatctttatgaaaaaaaaaaaacattgaaagcttatttttaacccccgacgcaaaaacgacggggtgttataagtttatcgtgtttgtctgtctatgtgtgtgtctgtctgtggcatcgtagctcccgaacggatgaaccgattcagatttagtttttttgtctgaaagctgagttagttgggagtgttcttagtcatgtttcatgaaaattggtctactatgtcgaggtcgggggttttttcaaaatttttattttgtggttatcaaACAAGTTCTGGACAGCCTTGAAAATTGTGGCAGGGCAGGAtctagggtagagcgagtggagcgaccgctctaggcgccacaccATAGGAGGGGCGCCAAAATGGCAAATTATAAAAACAGCCTCGGTTGCGAGCGGTTAAATAAAATGAAGGTAAGCAAGGACGTCGTTACTCTATTTCGCTCTACCCTTGAGTGCTCGTTTGTTAGTTGACCTCCGCACACTGCACAAAAGAACTACATAGTACTTTCtactaatttattaatattttcagtattCCAGAAATAGGCGAGGATGGGGACAAATCGTCCCTCCTGGGGGACAACGGGCTGCCCGAGTTCAGCGACATCACGATCGAGAAGTGCATCGCGTCCATCAGCCAGCAGAGCCTCGAGTACGAGACCGGCGTGGCGCAGCTGGAGCACGCGGCGCCCGCCTGCAGGGACGCCTTCGCCGACGTGTTCCGGCCGCTCGAGCGCCTCGGCGCGCCGCTCGAGCTCACCTGGGGCGTCGCCAAGACGCTCTACCTCGGCAACAGCTCGCTCATGCCCACCGCCTCCTACAGGAGCGTCCACGAGCGCGCGCACAAGGCCCGCTCCGCTAAGTTCAACAGCGTCCCCATATTCCAAGCCGCCGTCAAAGAAAAGAACAAGCTCAAAAACTCACGGACGAGGAGCAGAGGCTGCTAGATAAGTATATTTTAGAAGGAAAACTTAACGGGCTCGATGAAACCGGACTAAAGTTGGAAAAGCTGCACAGCGTCGTCGCCGAGTTGCAGAAAGAGAAGTACATGTTCCGGGAGAAAGTAAACGCGGCCACCGGGCTGTTCTCCAGCACCATCACGGACAGCCTGACGGTGCAGGACTTCCCGGAGACGCTGCTGGCGGCGATGGCGCCGGAGCCGGCGCGCGGCCCGTGGAAGGTGACGCTGCAGCCGCACGTGCTGGAGCCCTTCCTGCAGCACTGCCCGGCGCGCGAGCTGCGCTGGAACGCCTGGAACGCGCACGTGCAGCGCTGCTCCGGGTACGGCAACAAGGACCTCGAGACCAGCACGCATCTGGAGAAGATCCGCGCCCTACGGACCGAGCAAGCCAAACTGCTCGGCTTCGAAACGTTCGTGGATATGAGCATGGAAACTAAGATGGCCGGCTCGGCCGAAAACGTTTACAACACTTTAAATACTTTGCTGGAGCACGCGCGCCCCGCGCAGGACGCCGAACTCGACGAGCTGCAGAAATTTGCACAAGAACGAGGCTTCGACTACAAACTCGAGCACTGGGACATACCGTACTGGCAGAGAAAGCAGAAGAGAACGCTGTACAACTTCGAGGAGGACAAAATCAGAGAGTACTTCCCGCTGCCGCGCGTCGTCCGCGGGCTGTTCAACTTGTGTCGGTCGCTGTTCGACATCCAGATCGAGGAGCGCAGCGTGCAGGCGTGGCACCGCGACGTCAAGTACTACGACGTGCTCGACGGCTGCGGCCGCCTCCTCGCCGGCTTCTACCTCGACCCCTACGCGCGCCAGCACGAGAAGATCCGCGTCTTCGACGACGCCGGCTGGCACGTCGCGCTCCGGAACCGCTGCGCCTCCACCCAAGCCTCACCCCTCTCGGCTCTCATTTTCAACTTCCAACCGCCAGCGGGCGAG
This window harbors:
- the LOC125231553 gene encoding LOW QUALITY PROTEIN: probable cytosolic oligopeptidase A (The sequence of the model RefSeq protein was modified relative to this genomic sequence to represent the inferred CDS: deleted 2 bases in 1 codon), which translates into the protein MALSFLRSKLIARQAKKQFYQNKRNAGYVVLIPEIGEDGDKSSLLGDNGLPEFSDITIEKCIASISQQSLEYETGVAQLEHAAPACRDAFADVFRPLERLGAPLELTWGVAKTLYLGNSSLMPTASYRSVHERAHKARSAKFNSVPIFQAAQRKEQAQKLTDEEQRLLDKYILEGKLNGLDETGLKLEKLHSVVAELQKEKYMFREKVNAATGLFSSTITDSLTVQDFPETLLAAMAPEPARGPWKVTLQPHVLEPFLQHCPARELRWNAWNAHVQRCSGYGNKDLETSTHLEKIRALRTEQAKLLGFETFVDMSMETKMAGSAENVYNTLNTLLEHARPAQDAELDELQKFAQERGFDYKLEHWDIPYWQRKQKRTLYNFEEDKIREYFPLPRVVRGLFNLCRSLFDIQIEERSVQAWHRDVKYYDVLDGCGRLLAGFYLDPYARQHEKIRVFDDAGWHVALRNRCASTQASPLSALIFNFQPPAGERPSLLTFNEVGVLFQKFGHALRHLLTEAEHSEVAGLSNVEWDAAEVCGHVLTHWLFDPHTIRALSGHHRTEEPLPDALVDNLHRVRQHMAGLRLCRELYLSRLDLELHSTKAFWRDVVKELWPKHFALPFDKYDSHPLSFTKVVSEEWAAAYYCRVWARLLAADVHGAWREEGDARAVGARYRATFLALGGACAPGEVFRRFRGRDPAPAALLADLGLARNQKKTQD